The following coding sequences lie in one Thermodesulfobacteriota bacterium genomic window:
- a CDS encoding CorA family divalent cation transporter, with the protein MINVIEFDFSTKNEYGITTEGIKPECEEGHYYWINLDSAGVGEFINILRRFCPDTPIDDEFLKSDARELLNFFPNTLHFKVFETYILNGKLVSEPIQVILGKCFIATIYDQHSMVVEKMLETYHDDFVNFSQSPGFLLFEIADYISNIYQSTYRELEEEIDKLQLKLFENIDDEIFVRVANATQQLLDFRSALVSAREIITILSTRKSPFIRETTQPYLESKSNLLNRLSDDLSTQRAVISDTLNLYMGYVGYKTNSLINRLTIISLIFLPITFIAGVYGMNFNYMPELNWKYSYFVLWIVVLLIVSSLLLLFKLRKWI; encoded by the coding sequence ATGATTAATGTGATAGAATTTGATTTCTCTACCAAAAATGAATATGGAATAACCACAGAAGGAATTAAGCCTGAATGCGAGGAGGGTCATTACTATTGGATTAACCTTGATAGTGCAGGTGTGGGCGAATTCATAAATATTCTCAGACGGTTTTGCCCTGATACTCCGATTGACGATGAATTCCTAAAGAGTGATGCAAGAGAACTTCTAAATTTTTTCCCGAATACTCTTCATTTCAAAGTTTTTGAGACATATATTCTTAACGGAAAATTGGTCTCAGAGCCTATCCAGGTTATTCTAGGCAAATGTTTTATTGCAACTATTTATGATCAGCATTCGATGGTGGTGGAAAAGATGCTTGAGACTTATCACGATGATTTTGTCAACTTTAGTCAGTCTCCCGGTTTCCTCTTATTTGAAATTGCGGATTATATTTCAAATATATATCAGTCGACATATAGGGAGCTAGAAGAAGAGATTGATAAATTGCAATTAAAATTATTTGAAAATATCGACGATGAAATCTTTGTGCGAGTTGCTAACGCCACGCAGCAATTACTTGATTTTCGGTCAGCCCTAGTCTCTGCTCGTGAGATTATCACCATTTTATCTACTAGAAAATCTCCTTTTATTAGAGAAACAACTCAGCCATATCTCGAAAGCAAGAGTAATCTCCTCAATAGATTGAGCGACGACCTGTCTACTCAACGTGCTGTTATCTCTGACACCTTGAATCTTTACATGGGCTATGTCGGTTATAAAACGAATAGCTTAATAAATAGATTAACAATCATTAGTCTGATATTTTTGCCAATTACATTTATAGCCGGAGTTTACGGGATGAATTTTAACTACATGCCTGAGCTAAATTGGAAATACTCCTACTTCGTGTTATGGATAGTAGTGCTACTAATTGTTTCAAGTTTGCTACTCTTATTTAAGCTAAGGAAGTGGATTTGA
- a CDS encoding 3',5'-cyclic-nucleotide phosphodiesterase, translated as MQISVLGCNGSRDVGLNPTALLIGKNVLIDAGTCSEVLSNKVRSMIDHVFITHAHIDHIADLPFLAQTAFDFRKKPLNIYGIKETIDDISAHIFNGRIWPNFNEIPNTKQSKISLTNVIPLKNIRINSLNIMAIPVNHTVPTVGLLIDSGNSAFAFTSDTYKTELFWENIRDHKRLKALIIECSFPNRLEKTAKLTGHLTPNLLSKEVSKMHRTDIKIYVTHMKPIHREEIIKELKVLSKNLPLQILEDGMNIKI; from the coding sequence ATGCAAATTTCGGTCCTTGGTTGTAACGGTAGCAGAGATGTAGGCCTCAATCCAACTGCCCTCCTGATTGGTAAAAATGTTTTAATTGATGCCGGAACGTGTTCGGAGGTTTTGAGTAACAAAGTCCGATCTATGATAGATCATGTTTTTATAACCCACGCCCACATTGATCACATAGCAGACCTTCCATTTCTGGCTCAAACGGCTTTTGATTTTCGCAAGAAGCCCCTGAACATTTATGGAATAAAAGAGACGATAGATGATATATCTGCCCATATTTTCAACGGGAGAATATGGCCCAACTTCAATGAAATACCAAACACCAAGCAGTCAAAAATCTCATTAACGAACGTTATACCCCTGAAAAATATAAGAATAAACTCTTTGAATATAATGGCAATTCCGGTAAATCATACAGTGCCAACCGTGGGTCTTCTGATTGATAGTGGCAATTCTGCCTTTGCCTTTACATCAGACACCTATAAGACAGAGCTATTTTGGGAAAACATTCGAGACCACAAAAGGCTGAAGGCATTAATTATAGAGTGTAGTTTTCCAAATCGCCTAGAAAAAACCGCAAAGTTGACCGGCCATCTAACCCCCAACCTTTTGTCTAAAGAAGTTTCTAAGATGCATAGAACCGACATAAAGATATACGTAACACACATGAAACCCATACATCGTGAAGAGATTATTAAAGAGTTAAAGGTACTATCCAAAAACTTACCACTGCAAATTCTAGAAGACGGGATGAATATCAAAATCTAA
- a CDS encoding CDGSH iron-sulfur domain-containing protein, whose protein sequence is MNSSGKWESLGIECSKNGPYLIRNLRHLQNSKGEEISTNKVIALCRCGGSANKPYCDGTHAKIGFCGEKLADGSLNKRDNYIGKNITIHDNRGTCSHSGFCTDRLPSVFKLKTEPWIDPDGAEVEEIVNTIRKCPSGALRYSIDGVEYRDQDRGPMIRVSKDGPYYVTGGIELKDESVGAGASEEHYTLCRCGGSKNKPFCDGTHWYLKFRDENN, encoded by the coding sequence TTGAATTCATCAGGAAAATGGGAAAGCCTCGGTATTGAGTGTTCTAAAAACGGTCCGTATTTAATAAGAAACCTTAGACATCTTCAAAACTCAAAGGGTGAAGAGATATCAACAAATAAGGTTATCGCATTATGTAGGTGTGGGGGATCTGCAAATAAGCCCTATTGCGATGGTACCCATGCCAAAATAGGGTTTTGTGGCGAAAAGCTTGCAGACGGTAGTTTGAATAAAAGGGATAATTACATAGGGAAAAACATCACCATACACGATAACAGGGGAACTTGCTCACATTCAGGATTTTGCACAGATAGGTTGCCATCTGTTTTCAAATTAAAGACAGAACCATGGATTGATCCTGATGGTGCAGAAGTAGAGGAGATAGTCAATACTATACGGAAATGTCCCTCTGGTGCACTTAGATATTCTATTGATGGCGTTGAATATAGAGACCAAGATCGTGGGCCGATGATTAGGGTTTCAAAGGATGGTCCCTATTATGTTACCGGCGGAATTGAGTTAAAAGATGAGTCGGTGGGTGCAGGGGCTTCAGAAGAGCATTATACGCTTTGTAGATGTGGTGGGTCAAAAAATAAACCTTTTTGCGATGGTACCCATTGGTATTTAAAGTTCAGGGACGAGAACAACTAA
- a CDS encoding adenylate/guanylate cyclase domain-containing protein, with translation MPQIYYLPDEMKVDIEPEKSILDASLDAGIPHTNVCGGNARCSTCRVMILDGLEYCTPRTENELILAEHLNFCPSIRLACQTKITGDVNLRRLVLDDADVELTSQLKRNLHTSSVGEEKEVAILFADIRGFTNFAEALVPYDVVHVLNRYFLRMDQAIMRNGGYIDNYMGDGLLALFGVENNDNASLHAVKAGLEMLEEMERLRPYLQTIYDRCWEIGIGIHYGEAVIGTIGGSIRRTTIIGDSVNFASRIESANKELKTNLLVSERVYEMVKAKVLVNQRVKLKIKGKTGEYALYQIIGLDVNRSDE, from the coding sequence ATGCCTCAGATATATTATCTGCCAGATGAGATGAAAGTTGATATAGAACCCGAGAAGAGCATTTTAGATGCTTCATTGGATGCTGGTATTCCTCACACAAATGTGTGCGGCGGAAACGCACGTTGTTCAACTTGTCGTGTAATGATCCTAGATGGGCTAGAGTACTGTACTCCTAGGACCGAGAATGAACTGATTCTCGCGGAGCATTTGAATTTCTGTCCATCGATTCGCCTCGCCTGTCAGACAAAGATAACTGGGGACGTGAATCTAAGAAGACTGGTATTGGATGATGCAGATGTGGAATTGACGTCACAGCTTAAGAGGAATCTACATACATCGTCGGTCGGAGAGGAGAAAGAGGTCGCCATCCTGTTTGCCGATATAAGAGGTTTTACGAATTTTGCAGAGGCCCTCGTTCCTTATGACGTAGTGCATGTCTTGAATCGTTACTTTTTACGCATGGACCAGGCGATCATGAGAAATGGAGGCTATATTGACAATTATATGGGGGATGGACTCCTTGCCTTGTTCGGAGTTGAGAATAATGATAACGCTTCACTACACGCTGTGAAAGCCGGTCTGGAAATGCTGGAAGAAATGGAAAGACTTAGGCCTTATTTACAAACCATATATGACCGATGCTGGGAGATCGGTATCGGTATTCATTACGGGGAGGCAGTTATCGGAACAATTGGTGGATCAATACGGAGAACCACCATAATTGGTGATTCGGTGAATTTTGCAAGCCGCATCGAATCAGCGAACAAGGAGTTGAAGACAAATTTATTAGTCTCTGAAAGGGTTTATGAAATGGTTAAGGCTAAGGTTTTGGTTAATCAGCGCGTGAAATTAAAAATTAAGGGGAAGACCGGAGAATACGCATTATATCAAATAATAGGGTTGGATGTTAATCGTTCAGATGAATAA
- a CDS encoding histidine kinase dimerization/phosphoacceptor domain -containing protein, whose product MNKLNDRSQELFRISHGNRKNPPRVRLQSKDRKYNCDKCDDQKLSFDSVGDLAFWLDSGAQFYHVNEAACVFPGPSKSGFREMRKHNIGPNYPKEGSSFLWCNLERRKTPKGESDGIELGVNKRTRNLFEKNRELKKEIAKRKVAEERIRAILSEKDLLLKEVQHRLKNNLQFITTLLDLHSDYTNDNKMQNVLVDIQNRIKSMALIHEQIYQSKSVAKIDFKGYLKNLVNYIFDSYGISKRAIKPKITGSDFSLCVNSVISCGLIANELISNALKHGFPDGRQGVIFINMCSKNNNFRLIIGDNGIGFPKNFSFQKITTLGLQLVISLTQQLNGGIKLNRRGRTEFKIVFPAK is encoded by the coding sequence ATGAATAAACTGAATGATAGAAGTCAAGAACTTTTTAGAATCTCTCACGGAAACAGAAAAAACCCTCCTAGGGTACGATTACAATCGAAAGATAGGAAATACAATTGCGATAAGTGCGACGATCAGAAACTTTCGTTTGATAGCGTAGGAGATCTTGCATTCTGGTTGGATTCAGGCGCACAATTTTACCACGTCAACGAGGCAGCTTGTGTATTCCCTGGACCTTCAAAGTCAGGATTCCGTGAAATGAGGAAGCATAATATAGGTCCAAACTATCCAAAAGAAGGCTCGAGTTTTCTCTGGTGCAATCTAGAGCGTCGTAAAACACCAAAGGGTGAAAGCGATGGAATAGAGCTAGGGGTTAATAAGCGAACACGAAATTTATTTGAGAAGAATAGAGAACTGAAAAAGGAGATTGCAAAGCGTAAAGTAGCTGAAGAACGGATCAGGGCTATATTAAGCGAGAAGGATTTACTTCTAAAGGAGGTTCAACACCGTTTAAAGAACAACCTTCAGTTTATTACCACTCTACTAGATCTTCATAGCGATTACACCAACGATAATAAGATGCAAAATGTTCTTGTCGACATTCAAAACCGCATAAAATCTATGGCTCTAATACACGAACAAATATATCAATCAAAGAGCGTAGCAAAAATTGACTTTAAAGGATACCTTAAAAATCTCGTTAACTATATATTTGACTCATACGGAATAAGTAAAAGAGCGATCAAGCCTAAGATAACGGGGAGCGATTTTTCTCTATGTGTAAATAGCGTAATAAGCTGTGGTCTGATAGCTAATGAACTCATTTCTAATGCTTTGAAGCATGGCTTTCCAGATGGAAGGCAAGGTGTAATCTTCATTAATATGTGTTCCAAGAATAACAATTTTAGATTGATTATTGGTGACAATGGAATTGGATTCCCTAAGAATTTTAGTTTCCAAAAAATAACGACCTTGGGCTTACAATTGGTTATCTCATTAACCCAGCAGCTTAATGGAGGTATTAAACTAAACAGGAGAGGACGGACTGAATTTAAAATTGTGTTTCCTGCAAAATGA